GACCCGCCACCTCCGAGATCTCCGGGTCGACCCCGGTCGTCTGGATCTCGAAGGGGGGCGGCGGGGCGACGAGGTAGCCGATCGAGGTCAAGAACTCAGCGGACTCCTCCGGCGTGGGCGCGGCGGTCGCGGCACCCAGCCAGCCGTCGATGAGCGCCTGCAGTCGGTCACGTTCCTCGAGGAGCGAGGCGTTGACGGGAGCGAGCTCAGCACAAGCCTGCTCGAGCGCTCCCCAGAACTGCCCGGACGAGATCGGAATCGCCGAGAGCAGCTCGGTCTCAACGAAGCGGTACAGCTCCTCGGCCACGTCGAGAGTGCCGACACGGGTACGGTTGGACATCGTTCGCCTCAGCCCAGGCCCAGAAGGACGCGGGCTTCGTCGACGGACGCGACCGGCCGGTCCAGGTCGGTCGCCAGGCGGCGCGCTCGCTCGACCAGGTCGCTGTTGTCCCGCGCCAGCTCGCCCTTGCGCAGGTAGAGGGTGTCCTCGAGGCCGGCGCGACAGTTGCCGCCCAGCGCCAGCCCGATCGCGGTGAGCTCGAGGTTGGCCCGGCCGATCGCGATGACCTGCCAGATCGCGTCCTGCGGCAGCCGGCGGACCATGGTCATCAGGTTCTCTGCCGTGGCGCTCATGCCGCCGTTGACCCCCAGCACGATGCTGAACTGGAGCGGGCCCTCCAGCAGCCCGGCGTCGCGCAGGCGAAGGCAGGCGTCGAGATGACCGGTGTCGTAGACCTCGAGCTCGGGCTTGACGCCCAGCTCCCGCATCCGCTCCGCGAGCCGGCGCACGTCGGCCGGCGGGTTGCGGAACTCCCCGTCGGCGAAGCTCATGGTGCACGGGTTGAGCGTCGCCATCTGGGGCGCGAGCTCGACCAGGGCCTCCCGCTCCTCGAAGGGGACCGTGAGGCCGACGCCGGTCGAGAGCTGGATCAAGATGGGGCACCGCTCGGCGATCGCCTCCATGGTGCGTCGCGCGATGGTGAGGTCGGCCGTGGGCCGGTCCTGCGCGTCGCGGAAGTGCAGGTGCGCGACCGCGGCGCCCGCCGCGTGGGCCCGGGCGACGTGCTCCGCGATCTCCTCGGGCTGCGTCGGCAGGTGCGGGCTGTCCGCCTTCGACGCGATCGGCCCGGTGGGGGCGACGGTGATGATGACGCTCATTTTCGACTCGGCTCTCGCTCTCGTGCGGCAGACCGCGCCGCCACTTCCCAATGATATCTGGCGTACGATATCTTGGATCTCGGACATCAGCCACCCTTGACCCGAATGCGAGCCGCCCGTGACCGACCCGATCACCGTCTCCGTCGTCATGCACCGCTTCACGGCCACCGTCCAGGAGATGGGCGAGGCGATGCTCCGCACCGCCTACTCGCAGATCCTGAACTCCAGTCGCGACTTCTCGACGGCCATCACCGACCACCAGGCCCGCCTGGTCGCCCAGGCCGAGCACGTGCCGATCCACGTCGGGTCGATGCCGTGGGCTGTCGAGGCGGTAGCCGACTTCTTCGGCGACCGGGTCCGCCCGGGCGACGTCTACCTGCTCAACGACCCCTACCACGGCGGCAACCACCTGCCCGACCTCACCGCGCTGGTCCCCGTCTTCCACGGCGACCGGCTGCTGTTCTGGTCGATCAACCGCTCGCACCAAAGCGACATCGGCGGCTCGACGCACGGCGCCTACAACCCCGCGGCCACCGAGATCTGGCAGGAGGGCGTGCGGATCACCCCCCTCAAGCTGTACGACGCCGGCGAGCTGCGCGACGACGTGATGGCCATGGTGGCCACCAACGTGCGCCACTCCGACGACTTCCTGGGCGACCTGCGCGCGATGATCGGCTCGGCCCGGGTCGGCGAGCGCCGGCTGCACCAGCTGATCGACGAGTACGGCGTGGACACGATCCTGGCCTCCATCGAGGACATTCTCGACAGCGCCGAGGCCGAGGCCCGCGCCTGCATCCGGGAGTGGCAGGACGGCACCTACGTCGGCGAGGCCGTCCTCGACGACGACGGCCAGGGCACCGAGGACGTGCATGTCCGGGCTCGGGTCACCGTCGACGACGACGCCCTCCACGTCGACCTGACCGACTCGCACCCGCAGGTGAGCGGGTTCATCAACTCGTCGTACCCGAACATGATGTCGGCGGTCTATATGGCCCTGTCCTTCCTGATCGAGCCGCACACCCCCAAGAACTCGGGGACCTTCCGCGTGGTCGACGTGACGGCGAAGGAGGGGACGGTCGTGTGGGCGAAGGCCCCCGCGCCGGTCACCCTCGCCACCAACCACTGCGCGCAGGAGATCTCCGAGGCGATCATCAAGGCGATGGTCCAGGCCTGTCCGGAGCGGGTCATCGCCGGGTGGGGCCGGCGGTTCCGGATCGCGATCAAGGGCACCGACCCGCGCACCGACAAGCAGTTCATCTGGCACCTCTTCCATGCGCGCCCCGGTGGCGGCGCCTCCCTCGCCGGCGACGGCTGGGAGACCGCCGGCGAGGGCCAGGCGATGGGCAGCTCGAAGTTCGGCTCGATCGAGGTCGCGGAGAACCGCTTCCCGCTGTTCTTCGAGCACCACGAGTTCCGTCCCGACTCGTTCGGCGACGGCCGCTACCGCGGCGGCGCCGGCACGGTGCTGCGGCTGAAGATGGAGACGACCGCCGCTGCGGTCGCCAACACGGCCGGCGACGGCGTGCGTCACCCGTCGTACGGAATCGCCGGCGGGCACGACGGCCTCCCCCACCGCTACCGCCTGCTCGCCGACGGCGAGGAGCGCGTGCTGCGCACCAAGGAGGTCGACATCGAGGTCCCCGCGGGCGCGACCTTCCTGATCGAGTCGGCCGGCGGCGGCGGCTACGGCAGCCCCGGGCAGCGCGACGCCGAGGCCCGGGCCGAGGACCTGCGCAACGGCTTCGTCAGCGCGGCCGCCCCCTCGACCACCCACTCCGAAGGAGCCTGAGACATGTACCGCATCGGCATCGACATCGGCGGCACGTTCACCGACCTGGCCGCCGTCGACGAGGACGGCCGGATCGTGATCGCCAAGACCTCCTCGACACCCACGGATCCCTCGGACGGCCTGCTCGAGGGTCTCGCCGTCCTGGCCGGTGAGCTCGGCGTCTCCCGCGAGCGGATGCTGGCCGAGACCGAGCGGATCGTGCACGGCACGACCGTCGCCACCAACGCCCTGCTCGAGGCCAAGGGCGCCAAGGTCGCCCTCCTCACCACCGAGGGCCATCGCGACGTCATCGAGATGCGCGAGGGGCTCAAGGAGGACCGCTACAACGTGCGGATGGCGCCGCCCACGCCGCTGGTGCCCCGCGTGCGGCGGATCGGCGTGCGCGAGCGCACCACGTTCGACGGCACCATCTCCACGGCTCTCGAGCAGGACTCGCTCGACGAGGCCGTGCGCGCGGTCGCCGACCTCGGCGTCGACGCGATCGCGGTGTGCTACCTGCACTCCTACCGCAACGCCGAGCACGAGGAGCGCACCGGCCGCGCCCTGGCCGCCGCTCTCCCGGACACCTATGTCTCGCTGTCCTCCGAGGTGCTCCCCCAGATCAAGGAGTACGAGCGGGTCTGGACGACGGTGGTCAACGCCTACGTCGGGCCCGTGCTGGCGTCGTACCTCTCCCGGCTGAGCAGCCGCCTCGAGGAGGCCGGCTACGCCGGCGAGGTGATGATCATGCACTCGCACGGCGGTCTCGCGACGCTGGCCGAGTCCAGCCGGCTCGCCGCCGGCGCGGTGCTCTCGGGTCCGGCGGGCGGCATCGCGGCCGCGACCTACGCGGCCGAGCTGCTCGGCCAGCCCAACCTGATCACCTTCGACATGGGCGGCACCAGCACCGACATCGCCCTCGTCCAGGACGGCGAGGCGCAGCTGACCTCCGAGAAGCAGGTCGGTATCGCGAAGGTGTCCCTGCCGACCCTCGACATCCACACCCTCGGCGCCGGCGGCGGTTCGATGGCCCGCACCGTCGGGAGCATCCTGCATGTCGGCCCCGAGAGCGCGGGGGCGCTGCCCGGTCCGGCCTGCTACGGCCGCGGCGGTACGACGGCCACCGTGACCGACGCCAACGTGATCCTCGGCTACCTCGCCCCCGACAGCTTCCTCGGTGGCCGGATGAACCTGGACCTGGCCGCGGCCGAGGCCGCGATGACCCGCCTGGGCGCCGAGCTCGGCACCACGTCGACGGCGGCTGCCGAGGGCATCTTCAAGGTCGTCAACACCACCATGGCCGAGGGCATCCGCCTCGTCTCGGTCCGGCGCGGCGTGGATCCCCGTAAGTTCGGACTGATCTCGTTCGGCGGCGCGGCCGGCCTGCACGTCGCCGAAGTCGCCCGGCTGCTCGAGATCGACCGGGTCGTGGTGCCCAACGTCGCGTCCGTCCTCTCCGCGTGGGGCATGCTGGCGACCGATCTGCGCCACGAGCTGGTCCGCTCGCACGTGAGCGAGGCGGCGACGCTGACCTCGGCCGACCTGCGCGGGCTGCTGGACCGGATGGAGGCCGAGGGCCGCGCGCGGCTCGCGGACTTCGACGGTGAGGTGGAGATCAGGCGGGCGCTCGACATGCGCTACGGCGAGCAGATCTACGAGATCACCGTCCCCGTCGACGACATCCCGCTTGACGCGCCGGACCTCGTGACACGGGTGTCCGAGCTGTTCCACCAGCGTCACGAGGAGCTGTACGCCTACCACGCGGCGGGCCAGGAGGTGGTGATCGTCAACGCGCGCACCACCGCCATCGGCAAGCTGCCCGACCTGCGTGCCGAGCCGCTGCGGACCGCTGCGAGCGAGGTGGTCGCGGCCCGGACCCAGAAGATCCATCTGGGCGAGTGGCGCGAGGTCCCGGTCTACACGCTCGACGAGCTGCCGCAGGACCACAGGATCGAGGGCCCGGCGATCTTCGAGACGCCGACGACCTCGGTCCTCATCGGCGCCCAGGACTCGGCCGTGGTGACCCCCCACGGCTGGCTCGACGTGCGGATCGGCTGAACCATGTCCACCGGCACCACGACCACGGCCCTGCAGTCCGCACTCGCCGACGCCGAGGAACGCTTCGGCGCGGCGAACCCCCGCAGCCACGCGGCGTACATCGACGCCGGACGGGCGCTCCCCGGCGGCAACACACGCACCTCGCTGTACTACAGCCCGTTCCCGCTGGCCTTCGCGTCGGCAAGCGCCCAGCACCTCACCGACCTGGACGGCCACGTGCTCACCGACTTCCTCGGTGAGTACTCGGCCGGCCTGTACGGGCACTCGCACCCCGCGATCATGAGGGCCGCCCGCGGTGCACTGGACGCGGGCATCGCGTACGGCGGCCCCAACGAGCACGAGGGCGAGTTCGCCACACTGCTGGCCGCGCGGTTCCCCTCGGTGGACCTGCTGCGCTTCGTCAACTCGGGCACCGAGGCCAACCTGATGGCCATCGCGACGGCGCGGGCGGTCACCGGACGCAGCCACGTCCTGGTGTTCTCGGGCGGCTACCACGGCGGCGTGCTCAGCTTCCGCGGTGCGTCACCAGTGAACGTCCCCTTTCCCGCAGTGGTCGGCACCTTCAACGACGTCGAGGGCACCCGTGCCCTGATCCACAGGCACCGCGGCGAGCTCGCCGCCGTGATCGTCGAGCCGATGCTCGGGGGCGCCGGCGCCATCCCGGGGTCGACCGCCTTCCTCCACCTGCTGCAGGAGGCCTCCCGCGAAGTCGGTGCCGTGTTCATCCTCGACGAGGTGATGACCTCGCGCCTCGCGCCGGGAGGGCTGCAGGAGGTGCACGGGCTCCAGCCCGACCTCACCACCTTCGGCAAGTACCTCGGCGCCGGGTTCAGCTTCGGCGCGTTCGGCGGATCCCGCGAGCTGATGGAGCGCTACGACCCGGCACGCCCCGGGGGCCTGAGCCATCCCGGCACGTTCAACAACAACACGCTGACGATGGCCGCCGGGGCCGCCGGGCTGCGGGAGGTGTGGACCCCCGAGGTGGCCGTGGCCCACAACATCGCGGGCGACCGGCTCCGGGAGCGGACCAATGCGGTCTTCGCCGAGGCCGGCGTGGCCATGCAGGCCACCGGCATCGGCTCGA
The genomic region above belongs to Nocardioides sp. QY071 and contains:
- a CDS encoding 3-keto-5-aminohexanoate cleavage protein — its product is MSVIITVAPTGPIASKADSPHLPTQPEEIAEHVARAHAAGAAVAHLHFRDAQDRPTADLTIARRTMEAIAERCPILIQLSTGVGLTVPFEEREALVELAPQMATLNPCTMSFADGEFRNPPADVRRLAERMRELGVKPELEVYDTGHLDACLRLRDAGLLEGPLQFSIVLGVNGGMSATAENLMTMVRRLPQDAIWQVIAIGRANLELTAIGLALGGNCRAGLEDTLYLRKGELARDNSDLVERARRLATDLDRPVASVDEARVLLGLG
- a CDS encoding hydantoinase B/oxoprolinase family protein translates to MTDPITVSVVMHRFTATVQEMGEAMLRTAYSQILNSSRDFSTAITDHQARLVAQAEHVPIHVGSMPWAVEAVADFFGDRVRPGDVYLLNDPYHGGNHLPDLTALVPVFHGDRLLFWSINRSHQSDIGGSTHGAYNPAATEIWQEGVRITPLKLYDAGELRDDVMAMVATNVRHSDDFLGDLRAMIGSARVGERRLHQLIDEYGVDTILASIEDILDSAEAEARACIREWQDGTYVGEAVLDDDGQGTEDVHVRARVTVDDDALHVDLTDSHPQVSGFINSSYPNMMSAVYMALSFLIEPHTPKNSGTFRVVDVTAKEGTVVWAKAPAPVTLATNHCAQEISEAIIKAMVQACPERVIAGWGRRFRIAIKGTDPRTDKQFIWHLFHARPGGGASLAGDGWETAGEGQAMGSSKFGSIEVAENRFPLFFEHHEFRPDSFGDGRYRGGAGTVLRLKMETTAAAVANTAGDGVRHPSYGIAGGHDGLPHRYRLLADGEERVLRTKEVDIEVPAGATFLIESAGGGGYGSPGQRDAEARAEDLRNGFVSAAAPSTTHSEGA
- a CDS encoding hydantoinase/oxoprolinase family protein, with translation MYRIGIDIGGTFTDLAAVDEDGRIVIAKTSSTPTDPSDGLLEGLAVLAGELGVSRERMLAETERIVHGTTVATNALLEAKGAKVALLTTEGHRDVIEMREGLKEDRYNVRMAPPTPLVPRVRRIGVRERTTFDGTISTALEQDSLDEAVRAVADLGVDAIAVCYLHSYRNAEHEERTGRALAAALPDTYVSLSSEVLPQIKEYERVWTTVVNAYVGPVLASYLSRLSSRLEEAGYAGEVMIMHSHGGLATLAESSRLAAGAVLSGPAGGIAAATYAAELLGQPNLITFDMGGTSTDIALVQDGEAQLTSEKQVGIAKVSLPTLDIHTLGAGGGSMARTVGSILHVGPESAGALPGPACYGRGGTTATVTDANVILGYLAPDSFLGGRMNLDLAAAEAAMTRLGAELGTTSTAAAEGIFKVVNTTMAEGIRLVSVRRGVDPRKFGLISFGGAAGLHVAEVARLLEIDRVVVPNVASVLSAWGMLATDLRHELVRSHVSEAATLTSADLRGLLDRMEAEGRARLADFDGEVEIRRALDMRYGEQIYEITVPVDDIPLDAPDLVTRVSELFHQRHEELYAYHAAGQEVVIVNARTTAIGKLPDLRAEPLRTAASEVVAARTQKIHLGEWREVPVYTLDELPQDHRIEGPAIFETPTTSVLIGAQDSAVVTPHGWLDVRIG
- a CDS encoding aminotransferase class III-fold pyridoxal phosphate-dependent enzyme: MSTGTTTTALQSALADAEERFGAANPRSHAAYIDAGRALPGGNTRTSLYYSPFPLAFASASAQHLTDLDGHVLTDFLGEYSAGLYGHSHPAIMRAARGALDAGIAYGGPNEHEGEFATLLAARFPSVDLLRFVNSGTEANLMAIATARAVTGRSHVLVFSGGYHGGVLSFRGASPVNVPFPAVVGTFNDVEGTRALIHRHRGELAAVIVEPMLGGAGAIPGSTAFLHLLQEASREVGAVFILDEVMTSRLAPGGLQEVHGLQPDLTTFGKYLGAGFSFGAFGGSRELMERYDPARPGGLSHPGTFNNNTLTMAAGAAGLREVWTPEVAVAHNIAGDRLRERTNAVFAEAGVAMQATGIGSIIALHFQSTPITAVEDVVPAEAQRALLHLEMILHGCYFARRGYLALSVALQPADHDAFLAALRAVVERHRAILS